A stretch of the uncultured Desulfobacter sp. genome encodes the following:
- a CDS encoding dynamin family protein, translated as MDTEQFLQETSTLRNDVISLSDKYIESAQTMSLREMDDAAIQSVERLKKNEFNILVAGETKRGKSSFINALLGNNYLPVDDSIATSQAFEIRHSKEEAYRLRFSDDSFREIGREELVTFGSQKKIDEMGGVLELDGKTLSAIEVDCPARFLPPNITLVDTPGMGAVYSFHTQITQAYVAFCDAVIFVLDSNRPVLEEEIIFLKEILRFTPHIFFIQTKIDIHKDTWEEVLKDNEKRLNEQIGDQLSTTPRVWPISNKHLLTAAQSEGEKRTNHYVKISRFDELKNELNRFLFFVSGIAKTSETLACLNVYGNEVFSVITGRYKTIQTGNRNSMADKIEELKEKQKALQEQWDQDGASLKKSDAGVKEMLSIARRAFEQEFGKAGNVYKNIQEELEAIKKIGKLKKYTENLFTHLSEKYMNVMLELNASIFKELETEYMNISIQLRKYAPYPEDFSGDFSKHFKKMLEKHLPVMGGGRPTTTWIKTIYKVTVKAMTTTVFQLPGKIQNFLLGFAEKENQLIKIRKEILSNALSILIDIHAQLKFVDFKSGKRKDAITMYFDDLSREWSTWIKKMIEGRTKELDEELKRLNKQMDMEGEALKKELEKASCDVATWKSFIADTDGLLSKVDELGSILNNGAAS; from the coding sequence ATGGATACAGAACAATTTCTTCAAGAAACGAGTACACTACGTAACGATGTGATTTCTCTGTCCGACAAATACATTGAATCAGCCCAGACCATGAGCCTTCGTGAGATGGACGACGCTGCCATCCAAAGCGTAGAACGGCTCAAAAAAAACGAATTCAATATTCTCGTAGCCGGAGAAACCAAACGAGGCAAAAGTAGTTTCATCAATGCATTGCTTGGAAACAACTATCTGCCGGTGGATGACAGTATTGCCACCAGTCAGGCATTCGAGATCCGTCATTCGAAAGAGGAAGCCTATCGGCTTCGTTTTTCAGACGACTCTTTCCGGGAAATAGGCCGGGAAGAACTGGTGACATTCGGTTCCCAAAAGAAAATTGATGAAATGGGCGGTGTCCTGGAACTGGATGGCAAAACCCTGAGCGCCATAGAGGTGGATTGCCCGGCCCGTTTCCTGCCGCCAAACATCACGTTGGTGGATACACCGGGTATGGGAGCGGTTTACTCATTTCATACACAGATCACCCAGGCTTATGTGGCATTCTGTGATGCCGTTATCTTTGTTTTGGACAGTAACCGGCCGGTCCTGGAAGAGGAAATAATTTTCCTTAAAGAAATTCTTCGATTTACACCGCATATATTTTTCATCCAAACCAAAATCGATATCCATAAAGATACATGGGAAGAAGTGCTGAAAGACAATGAAAAGCGCCTCAACGAACAAATCGGTGATCAGCTCAGCACCACGCCCCGCGTATGGCCGATCTCCAATAAACATCTTTTGACTGCGGCCCAAAGCGAGGGGGAAAAACGGACGAACCATTACGTGAAAATCAGCCGCTTCGACGAGCTTAAAAATGAATTGAATCGATTTTTATTCTTTGTGTCCGGTATTGCCAAAACCAGTGAGACCTTGGCCTGCCTAAATGTGTATGGAAACGAGGTCTTTTCCGTAATTACGGGAAGATATAAGACAATACAAACCGGAAATCGCAATTCCATGGCGGACAAGATAGAAGAGTTGAAAGAAAAACAAAAGGCTCTCCAAGAGCAATGGGACCAAGATGGTGCATCTCTCAAAAAATCAGATGCAGGAGTAAAAGAGATGCTGAGTATTGCCCGCAGGGCTTTTGAACAGGAATTTGGCAAGGCCGGGAACGTATACAAAAATATCCAAGAGGAGCTTGAAGCAATAAAAAAAATTGGTAAGCTCAAAAAGTATACTGAAAATTTATTCACGCATCTATCTGAAAAGTATATGAACGTGATGCTTGAGTTAAATGCCTCCATTTTCAAAGAGTTAGAAACCGAATATATGAATATTTCCATACAATTAAGGAAATATGCACCCTATCCTGAAGATTTTTCAGGGGATTTTTCAAAACATTTCAAAAAGATGTTGGAAAAACATCTGCCGGTAATGGGCGGCGGCCGCCCGACAACTACTTGGATAAAGACGATATACAAAGTTACAGTAAAAGCGATGACGACTACTGTATTTCAACTCCCTGGGAAAATACAAAATTTTTTATTAGGGTTTGCTGAAAAGGAAAATCAGCTGATAAAAATACGAAAAGAAATCCTTTCCAACGCATTGTCCATACTTATAGATATTCATGCACAACTCAAATTCGTTGATTTCAAATCCGGAAAGCGTAAAGACGCAATAACGATGTATTTTGATGATTTATCTCGGGAATGGTCGACATGGATTAAGAAAATGATTGAAGGAAGGACCAAGGAACTTGACGAAGAATTGAAACGTCTAAACAAACAAATGGACATGGAAGGAGAGGCGCTGAAAAAAGAGCTTGAAAAGGCCAGTTGCGATGTGGCGACCTGGAAATCATTCATAGCAGACACCGACGGCCTGCTTAGTAAAGTTGATGAACTTGGTTCCATTCTTAATAATGGAGCCGCTTCATGA
- a CDS encoding dynamin family protein produces MNSDNAPTPFETTMKAACRELKGLPWQTEARKTAELLTASLSHPCIVAVSGEVSAGKSTFINAFLGADIAVTGATATTATLTYYRYGAGEKHKTAICHWENGTQTQEDLEFITSLQGDDPETLKRSGAVQYIEVFFDHPNLQFVTIADTPGTESMIESHQEKADIIANRNYKKTEEVTQNADAVIYMTGFVPGKKAGNFIAGFNESGSGKANPMNAVGVMAKIDKNWNILQNRYDFCNDISQAIPAFNTVAPISALLQEAADKLQKGSRIEPLWTLVRNLPEPAFEELFMAAENFEEMDAEDLAEIADGLSEADVELTLKMIPSLNERRHLSQGIDWSVFQTACRLFRQEPSPDKALESLYLHSGVDAFRKVLDQHFFQRSKLLKAYRVMSDFHCYLDNLRKKRIYESKDEIAEKHRKGQRFLELLNHVPNSEPALFELIAFINDHFPATADTAPFKEQITKAIVHVEGALDELEACNADFNALNLLQGHRDFFTDAEINELECVLGRFGLEIEARLRHLEQADRNALEDRMLHWQGQSMFTTKDKTFIIEQVKVRYARMYTQLFN; encoded by the coding sequence ATGAACAGCGACAACGCGCCTACTCCTTTCGAGACAACCATGAAAGCAGCCTGCCGGGAACTCAAAGGGCTTCCCTGGCAGACGGAAGCCCGAAAAACAGCAGAGCTACTTACCGCATCATTGAGCCATCCCTGCATTGTGGCGGTTTCCGGTGAAGTGAGTGCAGGAAAAAGCACCTTTATCAATGCGTTTTTAGGTGCAGATATTGCCGTCACCGGAGCCACAGCCACCACAGCGACCCTGACCTATTACCGCTATGGTGCCGGTGAAAAACATAAAACAGCCATTTGCCATTGGGAAAACGGCACTCAAACCCAAGAAGACCTGGAATTTATTACATCTTTACAGGGAGATGATCCGGAAACCCTGAAACGTTCGGGCGCTGTTCAATATATAGAGGTCTTTTTCGATCATCCCAACCTTCAGTTTGTCACCATTGCCGATACACCCGGGACAGAATCCATGATTGAAAGCCATCAGGAAAAAGCTGATATCATTGCCAACCGGAATTACAAAAAGACCGAAGAGGTAACCCAAAATGCTGATGCCGTGATTTATATGACCGGCTTTGTTCCCGGGAAAAAAGCGGGTAACTTTATCGCGGGATTTAACGAATCCGGAAGTGGAAAGGCTAATCCCATGAATGCGGTGGGCGTTATGGCAAAAATAGATAAAAATTGGAATATCCTGCAAAACCGTTATGATTTCTGCAATGATATTTCCCAGGCCATTCCCGCATTCAACACCGTGGCCCCCATATCGGCACTGCTGCAGGAAGCGGCAGACAAACTTCAGAAGGGTTCAAGAATCGAACCCTTGTGGACCCTTGTCAGAAATCTTCCGGAACCGGCGTTCGAAGAGCTGTTCATGGCTGCTGAAAATTTTGAAGAGATGGACGCTGAAGATCTGGCAGAGATCGCAGATGGCTTGAGTGAAGCTGATGTGGAACTGACCTTGAAAATGATCCCGTCATTGAACGAGCGGCGTCATCTGAGCCAGGGGATTGACTGGAGTGTCTTTCAGACCGCCTGCCGTTTATTCCGTCAGGAACCATCCCCGGATAAAGCGCTTGAATCATTGTATCTCCACTCAGGCGTTGACGCCTTTCGAAAGGTATTGGATCAGCATTTTTTTCAACGTTCCAAACTGTTGAAGGCGTATCGGGTCATGAGTGATTTTCACTGCTATCTGGATAATCTGCGCAAAAAACGAATTTATGAATCCAAAGATGAAATTGCTGAAAAGCATCGAAAAGGACAGCGTTTTCTGGAGCTGTTGAACCATGTGCCTAACAGTGAACCTGCCCTTTTCGAATTGATCGCTTTCATCAATGATCATTTTCCCGCCACAGCGGATACGGCACCATTTAAAGAACAGATCACCAAGGCCATTGTTCATGTCGAAGGGGCTTTGGATGAGTTGGAAGCCTGTAACGCCGATTTCAATGCTTTGAACCTGCTACAGGGCCACCGTGATTTTTTTACGGATGCTGAAATAAATGAGCTTGAATGCGTGTTGGGCCGATTCGGACTGGAGATCGAGGCGCGCCTCAGGCATCTCGAACAGGCGGACAGAAATGCGCTGGAAGATCGGATGCTCCACTGGCAGGGACAATCCATGTTCACAACGAAAGACAAGACGTTCATCATAGAACAGGTCAAAGTCCGCTACGCAAGGATGTACACACAACTTTTTAATTGA
- a CDS encoding Hsp70 family protein, with protein MNHIGLDWGTNYISVGFQPPGKKEPIAAKFRDNGKEKIPSLVYYSEYDTLVGEQVQSHLEQISRYLPEDRLKFHQGVVRSLKRNLNPSGAHMVPGKGLVSHLDIVRDTFAYVKKDIEAGCFEDKAVDKVTLTHPVVCTEAYKKMIETAALNSGFKEVELLEEPIAAAMGYASRGADVGRGILVYDFGGGTFDVAFVLKEEDHFRIPIPSMGDPMCGGDDLDIRLYEYWNRKAQEALGRPITDKPGEIDTGFLFRCRYQKETLSRIPKMEFIEYLPDINGSSDPTNNRLSLVLEQNTLNQMFGQLISRTVEITGTMLKKVEQAGYKVDTVILIGGASKWPLVKELLKEMLPVTPIETMDVDVAVAMGAAWKAAPEPCPMPKPQPKEDVEKVSPDPDTEFNDQGEQNSNPDQHVSGTNTDISVPLRIIWTLGKAYSIIGGVLEDGIKSLAFSPDGKLLASAKFPSGVDIWEVSTSHKLKHLVTPDHGIDFSPDGKYLATCGQYCRADLWRVSDWRNTHLPDAQLNRLLPTAY; from the coding sequence ATGAACCACATTGGTCTGGATTGGGGCACAAATTATATTTCAGTGGGTTTTCAACCGCCGGGGAAAAAGGAACCTATAGCAGCAAAGTTCAGGGACAACGGTAAGGAAAAAATACCTTCCCTGGTATATTATTCTGAGTACGATACCCTTGTAGGCGAACAAGTTCAAAGTCATTTAGAGCAGATATCCCGGTACCTGCCTGAAGACCGCCTCAAATTTCATCAGGGAGTTGTCCGCAGTCTAAAACGCAACCTGAATCCTTCAGGTGCACACATGGTCCCGGGCAAAGGCCTGGTTTCTCACTTAGATATTGTACGGGATACCTTTGCCTATGTGAAAAAAGACATAGAAGCCGGATGTTTCGAAGATAAAGCGGTTGATAAGGTCACCCTGACCCATCCGGTGGTCTGCACAGAAGCGTATAAAAAAATGATTGAGACTGCCGCTCTCAATTCCGGTTTCAAAGAAGTGGAACTGCTGGAAGAGCCCATTGCAGCAGCCATGGGATACGCTTCCAGGGGCGCAGATGTAGGCCGGGGCATTCTGGTTTATGATTTTGGGGGCGGCACCTTTGACGTGGCCTTTGTTCTTAAAGAGGAAGACCATTTCCGTATTCCTATTCCTTCCATGGGAGACCCCATGTGCGGGGGGGATGACCTGGATATACGGCTGTATGAATATTGGAACCGGAAAGCACAGGAGGCCTTGGGGCGTCCGATTACCGATAAACCCGGGGAGATAGATACCGGATTCCTGTTTCGCTGTCGGTATCAGAAAGAAACACTTTCCCGCATTCCCAAAATGGAATTTATCGAGTACCTGCCAGACATTAATGGATCATCAGACCCTACGAACAACCGTTTGTCCTTAGTTTTGGAACAAAACACACTCAATCAAATGTTTGGTCAATTAATTAGCCGTACAGTTGAAATTACCGGAACTATGCTCAAAAAAGTCGAACAGGCCGGGTATAAAGTGGACACAGTCATTTTAATCGGCGGGGCTTCGAAGTGGCCCCTGGTTAAAGAGCTTTTAAAAGAAATGCTGCCGGTTACACCGATTGAAACCATGGATGTGGATGTGGCCGTAGCCATGGGGGCGGCTTGGAAAGCAGCTCCGGAACCTTGCCCAATGCCCAAGCCGCAGCCAAAAGAAGATGTAGAGAAGGTGTCACCTGATCCTGATACAGAATTCAATGATCAGGGAGAACAAAATAGCAATCCCGATCAACATGTCAGCGGAACCAATACAGATATTTCAGTTCCCCTTAGGATTATTTGGACGCTTGGGAAAGCATACAGTATAATTGGGGGAGTACTCGAGGATGGAATAAAATCCCTTGCTTTTTCTCCGGATGGGAAATTGTTGGCTTCGGCAAAATTTCCTTCTGGAGTTGACATCTGGGAAGTATCTACAAGCCATAAATTGAAGCATCTAGTTACTCCGGATCATGGCATAGATTTTTCTCCAGACGGCAAGTATTTGGCAACCTGCGGTCAGTATTGTAGAGCGGACCTATGGAGAGTTTCCGATTGGCGAAACACGCATCTACCCGATGCACAATTAAATAGACTTTTGCCTACCGCATATTAG
- a CDS encoding WD40 repeat domain-containing protein, with the protein MECSLKIALFKCETRRISSFIEDENKIRESLAFSPDSTILAYSKSGESGEAIIFRGIYKDREHARLAGHDKKINSLAFSPDGRFLASAGSDKIIKLWDLVNWREKYHLTGHLKAVTSVCFSSDGQLLASGSKDKTVKLWDVASGKELGTLVGHAKGVLSVAFCPGTRMLASGCKDGTIKLWQ; encoded by the coding sequence ATGGAATGTTCTCTGAAAATAGCTTTGTTTAAGTGTGAGACAAGACGAATATCTTCTTTTATTGAAGATGAAAACAAAATCCGAGAGTCTTTAGCTTTTTCTCCGGATAGCACTATATTGGCTTATTCAAAATCAGGTGAATCCGGAGAAGCAATCATCTTTAGGGGTATCTATAAAGATAGGGAACATGCGAGATTGGCCGGACATGATAAGAAAATTAATTCTTTGGCTTTCTCCCCGGACGGACGATTCCTCGCGTCGGCAGGTTCTGATAAAATTATTAAATTATGGGATTTAGTGAATTGGCGGGAAAAATATCATCTAACAGGTCATTTGAAGGCGGTTACCTCTGTATGTTTTTCCAGCGATGGACAGTTGCTTGCCTCCGGGAGCAAAGATAAAACGGTGAAGTTATGGGACGTTGCCAGCGGTAAAGAGTTGGGAACACTTGTTGGTCATGCCAAGGGCGTTTTATCAGTAGCCTTTTGCCCAGGTACGCGGATGCTGGCATCCGGTTGCAAAGATGGGACGATTAAATTGTGGCAGTGA
- a CDS encoding nucleotide exchange factor GrpE, giving the protein MIDKLKQPVSGSRQPRGRRRNQDFSTDNDSDFDTENEENQYKGAKIVSPVDPDEQHMISKLENKKWVKLVDAICEFITEIDRHGGLDSEQPMIDAQMVINRLQEILIRNDVDVLDKKESFDNKKHESVPPGITPNGTSVDQISRFGFMIDNRVFLKAKVIVEK; this is encoded by the coding sequence TTGATCGATAAATTAAAGCAACCAGTTAGTGGTTCCAGGCAGCCAAGAGGCCGAAGACGAAATCAAGATTTCAGCACAGACAACGACTCAGACTTTGACACTGAGAATGAGGAAAACCAATACAAGGGTGCAAAAATAGTTTCCCCTGTTGATCCGGATGAACAACATATGATCTCAAAATTGGAAAATAAAAAATGGGTCAAATTGGTAGATGCAATATGTGAATTCATAACCGAAATTGACCGCCATGGGGGGCTTGATTCTGAACAACCTATGATTGACGCCCAAATGGTCATCAATCGTCTTCAGGAAATACTGATTCGAAATGATGTAGATGTATTAGATAAAAAAGAATCTTTTGACAACAAAAAGCATGAATCGGTCCCGCCCGGCATCACACCCAATGGAACCTCTGTTGATCAAATAAGCCGGTTTGGTTTTATGATTGACAACAGGGTCTTCCTGAAAGCTAAAGTCATCGTTGAAAAATAG